The DNA region AAGACACCGCTCCTGTTTTGAACAATGGCTGTTATAATCCGTTTCATGAAGGTTTCACCCCAATCATTTCATGTATTCCTTTGCCGGGGGAGATCATCGGAAAGACTTTTTCCGATTGAAGAACTCGGCAATCCATCAGAACTGGACCATCGTAAGCAAAAACTTCTGGAAGTTTTGTAATGAGTTCTTCCTGGCTTTCAATTTTTAGGCCTCTAATATGATAGCTTTCAGCAAGCTTTACAAAATCTGGCTGTGTTTGAAGAATCGACTCAGATATGCGATTTCCATGTAAAAGCTCCTGCCACTGACGAACCATGCCTAATGCGCCATTATTAACGATAATAATTTTGACAGGCAGGTTCTGTTCATAGATAACGGATAATTCCTGGAGTGTCATCTGAAACCCGGCGTCACCAACAATCGCAACAACTGGACTTCCTGGTGCAGCGAATTGTGCTCCAATGGCAGCAGGGAAGCCGAAGCCCATTGTGCCCAGGCCGCCAGAGGTAACCCAACGATGCGGTTTATCGAAAGAATAGTATTGTGCTGCCCACATTTGGTGTTGACCAACATCGGTAGTAACAATCGCATCACCATTTGTAACCTTATGAATGGCTTCAATTAACCATTGTGGTGACATCCCATCTTGGCTGTGTTTATACCAAAGTGGGTAGTCTTTTTTATTTTTATAAAGCTTTTCTAACCACTCCTGGTGTTGGGGAGATTCTATAGATTGATTAAGTAGTTCCACTAATGCATCCTTCGAATTAGATACAATAGGTATGCATGTCGGTACATTTTTACCAATCTCCGCAGGGTCAATGTCAATATGGGCGACACTCGCAGTGGGTGCAAAATGCTTTAAATTTCCTGTTAGCCGGTCATCGAAGCGTGCACCAATATTTATGAGTAAGTCACATTCATACATCGCCATGTTTGCTGTATAAGTTCCGTGCATTCCGCCCATACCAAGGGAGAGAGGACTGTTTGCCGGAAAGGTCCCTAAACCAAGCAGGGTTGTTACCACTGGGATTTGATGTTTTTTCGCAAATTCCGTTAATTCATTCGATGCCTTCCCATGAAGAATTCCAGCCCCTGCAAGTATCACTGGCTTTTTTGAATTGGCAATTGCATCAGCCAATTTTTTTATCTGGAGCGGGTTGGGCTTAATCGTCGGCTGATATCCAGGAAGATAGATGTTAATCTCTTTAGGTTCTTCCGTTAATACTTCAGCAGAGATATCTTTTGGAATATCAATCAGAACAGGACCAGGGCGACCAGTTGAAGCTATATGAAAGGCTTCCTTTACGATTCTTGGTAAGTCTGAAACGGATTGTACTTGATAATTATGTTTCGTAATTGGTGTCGTAATGGCCATAACGTCTGCCTCTTGAAAGGCATCTGTCCCGATAACACCACGAGCAACCTGCCCTGTAAATACTACTAGTGGTAAAGAATCCATCATTGCATCAGTTATTCCGGTAACCAGGTTTGTCGCACCAGGACCTGAAGTGGCAATAACAACACCTGGTTTTCCAGTAATTCGGGCAAAACCTTCCGCTGCGTGGATGCTCCCTTGTTCGTGACGGAAGAGGACGTGCTTTATAGAGTCCCTTGCCCGATAGATCGCATCGTAAATTGGTAGGACTGCACCACCCGGATACCCAAATACGGTATCAACTCCTTCTGTAATCAATAAATCAATGAGAAGGTCTGCACCAGTTTTTGGTGCCGTACTGGTTTGATATTCCAGCTTAGCTTCTACTTTCACGTCATAATCCCTCCTTGTGGATGTTTAACCTTTTAAAAATGAACCTATCCCATTGTTTAGCACTAATTTTATGGGGCTGAAAGTGAATAGTCGTTGTTGATGTCTACATAGTAAAAAAGGCCTTGTTCTCTCCGAATAAACTGCAGTGATGTCCAACAACGCAGTTTTATTTCGGGGAGAAAAGACCTTCTTTTCTCGGTACCACCCGTTTTGCAGCATCCTTACGAATACTGCCTTATGAAGCGATTAACAAAAAATAGTTAATCGTTTCTTTTGGTAACAGGTATACCAAGGTACACCCGATTGAGCCTAATAAGTCAAACCGTTCAGCTCAACACTCAGGGATGATGTCGGAATAAGTTGTATTACTGGGCTTCCAGCAACCCCAGCTCTCTGAAAATACATTTTCTTATTCCTTTATTCCCGTCATCGATTTTCATATTAAATTTTCAAAGCTATTTGTATGAAAGTCTTTAATCTCGGCGATTGGAAGGGCGCCTAATCCCTAGGTAGATTAAAGTATCATCAACTTTAGCTATGTGCTTGTTTTAAAATTTCATGATTCCGCCAGTGTTGGCAGAGGTGACGAGTTTTGCATATTTTGCTAAGTAGCCGGTTTTGATTTTTGGCTCTGGCTTGATCCAAGAATTGCGTCTTTCTGCTAATTCCTCATCATCAATGAGAAGTTCAATGGTTCGTGCTGGTAAATCAATAAGTATTTTGTCACCATTTTTCACAAGAGCTATAGGGCCACCTTCGGCTGCTTCTGGTGAAATATGACCAATAGAGATTCCGCGGCTGGCACCTGAGAAACGGCCATCGGTAATTAATGCAACCTCTTTACCTAGACCACGACCCATAATAGCGGAGGTAGGAGCAAGCATTTCCGGCATTCCTGGTCCGCCTTTTGGACCTTCGTAGCGAATAACAACCACGTGTCCTGCCTGAACTGTACCATTATTAATGTTTTCTTGTGCTTCTTCTTGTGATTCAAAAACAATTGCTTCACCTAAGAAGGTTTTAATGGAAGGGTCAACAGCACCAACTTTGATCACACTGCCATCTGGTGCAAGGTTTCCATAAAGGATGGATAGACCACCAACAGAGCTATATGGATTGTCTTTACTCCGGATGACATTTTCGTTTGTGATTGTAGCCTCTTTCACATTTTCAGCAAGAGTTTTCCCAGTTATGGTTAAGCAATTATCATGCAACGCGCCTTCAACTTTATAAAGCTCATTGATGATGGCACTAACCCCGCCTGCATAATGAATGTCTTCCATTGAATAATCAGATGCTGGCATAATTTTTGCTAAGTAAGGAACTTTTTCAGCTATCTTGTTGATTTCACGTAAATCGTATTCAATCCCTGCTTCATGGGCAATTGCCAATGTATGAAGTACTGTATTCGTTGATCCACCCATGGCCATATCAAGTGCAAAGGCATTATCAATTGCTTCACGTGTAATGATGTCACGTGGGCGAATATCTTGTTTTACTAATTCAACTAAGTGTCTTGCGGCCTGACGAATCAATTCATGTCTTTCCTCTGAAGTTGCGACAATCGTCCCGTTTCCAGGAACCGTCATCCCTAATACTTCCATAAGACAATTCATCGAGTTTGCCGTAAACATTCCTGAGCATGATCCACAGGTAGGGCAGGCATTTGTTTCTATTTCGAGTAATTCCTGTTCTGTCATTGAACCACTATGGTACGCACCAACGCCCTCAAAAACAGAAGTGAGAGAAAGGTTTTTTCCTGTTGTTGGTGAAACGCCAGCTTCCATCGGACCACCTGAAACAAATACAGACGGGACATTCGTTCTAGCAGCTGCCATTAACATTCCGGGTGTGATTTTGTCACAGTTCGGAATGTAGAAGACACCATCGAACCAGTGGGCATTGATAACTGTTTCAGCACAATCGGCGATTAGTTCTCGGCTTGGAAGGGAGTAACGCATTCCAATATGTCCCATTGCGATCCCATCATCAACGCCAATTGTATTAAATTCAAAGGGGATACCGCCAGCTTCACGGATGGCTTCTTTTACAATCTCACCGAAATGATTAAGATGTTTATGTCCAGGAATAATTTCAATGAACGAGTTGCAGACACCGATAAATGGTTTCTCCATGTCTTTCACTGTTACCCCAGTTGCGTATAAAAGGCTGCGGTGGGGGGCTCGATCAATCCCCTTTTTAATCATATCGCTTCTCATTTACTTCGTCTCCTAACCGACAATGGCGTGGTTTGTTGTGGTAGGATAACAGGCCACACCGTCTGTTGTTACAATTTTTCTAAATTCCTTTAAAAGGTCATTTGTTACCTTTCCAGGTTTTCCATCAGTAATTTTGCGGCCATCCACATCAATGACTGCAATAACCTCTACAGCCGTTCCAGTTAAGAAAACCTCATCAGCAACATATACATCGTGTCTTGTGAAAGGGGATTCTCTTACTTCATAACCCTTGGCCTTCGCCACATCAATAATTGCGTTTCGGGTTATACCTTCTAGGGCTCCCAGGTAAACAGGAGGGGTATAAACAACACCATTTTTTACAATAAAGATATTGTCAGCTGAACCTTCTGTTACATAACCCTGATCGTTCAGCATTAATGCTTCTTCCACACCAGCTTGAGTAGCTTCAAGTTTTACAAGAATATTATTTAAATAGTTTAATGATTTCACTTGAGGGCTTAAAACATCTGGTCGATTTCGTCTGCTTGCGACCGAAGCAATTTTAATTCCGCGCTCATAAAATTCTTTCGGATATAGAGCTAATTGCTCAGCAATAATGATGACATTAGGTTTTGAACAGGAAGCAGGGTCCAATCCAAGATTACCTTTACCACGTGAAATAACGACACGGATATATGCGCTGTCTAGCTGATTTTTTCTAATCGTTTCTACGATTATTTGTGTCAGTTCTTCTTTTGTATAAGGAACCTGCAACATAATGGATTGTGCTGATTCAAAAAGTCTTTTTAAGTGTGCATCGAGTCTGAAGATATTCCCACTATAAACTCGTATACCTTCAAATACTCCATCCCCATATAAAAAACCATGATCAAAAACTGAAATAACAGCATCCTCTTTCTTGACGAATTCGCCGCCAAGGAATATCCATTGACTTCCCAACCTAACCACTCCCTTTAGTGATAACCCCATTAAATGTTTGTTTTGTAACTTATTTGATTATTCATTACTTTTATATTTTCAGTAATCATACAACCAAACTAATTCTTGGTCAACACAAAAATCTGATAATTCAAAACAGTTAAATATTTTGTTAGCGTTTTCATTCCTTTTAAATTAAGGTTATTGCAAGAAAAAAATATTAAAAAAATTTTTTTGAAGGTACAAGAAGGGGTCAAAACAAGAGGAAGAAGGTGGAGTTTCTACTATTAGATAGTTGTTTAATAGATGGAGTGTATTTCATTAACTTCTAGATAAGTTTGAAACTACCAATCTCTTTCTATTAGTAAAGGGTATATTGATAGCCAGGAAAGACCTTACCATCCTATCAATACGATCCATCCCTAATTTAGGGATGGATCGTTGCATTAAAGGTAGAATTTATTGCGCGTTAAGCTTTGGTTCTGCCCTCACAATTGCAGGTTCTATTTTTACTATTTCAGGGTACCCATGGCTACCGTGTTCGCTTATGTCAAGACCAATGATTTCTTCTTCTTCTGTTACCCGTAAACCACCCATTGCTGCTTTCATGATCGTCAAAAGGATAAAGGCTACAACAAATGCAAATGCTCCTGAGCTGAAAACACCCAGTGCTTGAACTCCAAGCTGATGCAAGCCACCTCCGTAAAATAAACCTGGCTGGCCGACTGTGGCTAATTCTGGTGTTGCGAAGAAACCAGTTGATAATGTTCCCCAAATCCCCGCTGCTCCGTGAACTGAAATGGCAGCAATCGGATCGTCAATTCCTTTGCTTTCAAAGAAACGGATACTATAAAATACAAGACCTCCAGCTATGAATCCGATAAGAACGGCCGCCCAGGTATCAACAAAAGCACACGAAGCGGTAATGGCAACTAAACCTGCAAGGGCACCGTTTAACATCATTGGTACATCTGCTTTACCTAACACAATCCACGAAATGATCATTGCAGCAACGACTCCTGCACCGGCAGCAAGGTTTGTATTGACGGCAACAAAGCCAAAGAATGCTCCGTCAACAGAAATGGTACTGCCTGCGTTAAATCCAAACCAGCCCACCCATAAAATCAGGACACTTAGTGCGGTAAATACTTGGTTATGTCCAGCAAGATTATTTGCGGAACCATCTTTATTATATTTGCCGATACGAGGTTTGAGGATAAGTGTCCCAGCCAATGCAGCCATTGCTCCTGTTAGATGTACAACCGTTGAACCAGCGAAGTCTTGTTTGCCATGCTCAGCTAACCAGCCGCCTCCCCAAATCCAGTGGGCAATTGGCGGGTAAACAATAACTGAGAAAAGTACTGCAAATACAAGGTAGGCACCTAATTTTGCTCTCTCAGCAAAACCTCCAAATGCAATGGTTAAGGAAATACCTGCAAAGGCTAATTGAAATAGAAAGAAAACCGGACCAGATAATCCTAAGCCTTCAACTTCATACCCAGAGTAGAAAAAGTCTGATAAACCAATGAGTGGATTTCCTTCACCAAAGATTAATCCATACCCGATTGCCCAAAACATTAGTGAGCCAATACCGAATGTTAGAATCGTTTTCCCTGCAATATGCCCGGCATTTTTCATTCGTGTTGAGCCAGTCTCCAGAAGAATGAATCCTCCCATCATTAGAATGACGAGTACTGCTGCAATCATTACCCATAAACTGTTCATTAAAAATATAATATCCATCCATTTTCCTCCTTGTGAGTAATGTTAATTTTCTTAACATTCTATTTATTATTTGTATTTTTACATGAAAGTGAAATGGTATCTACAATCATGTGAGATTCCCTAACATGAAAATTAAAAGGCCTAGTCAATTTCCTTTTAAATAAAAAAATACCTACTTCTGTTATGAAGTAGGTCCTTTGCGCATTCCGAACTGGGCATTTAATTGTCCTTGTATCATCTTTCTGCGAACATCATTGTGATTTTGCTGCTTCATAGATCGAAGCATTTCTTTCCTAATTTCATGTGTCTGGACACCGTCTTCTATTTTGTTGGCGATTTCTACCAGTAATTCAACATCAGAAAAGGAGTATTTCCGGCTTCCCCCTTGAGATCTTTCGGGAAAAATTAGTTTTCGTTCCTCATAATAACGGATTTGTCTCTCAGAGAGACCGGTAAGGTCACGAACAACCCCGATGGTAATAACCTTTTTATCTTTATATGAAGTTTCATTTCCCATACTTTCCCACCCACCACGCTTTTAAAGTGATTGTTTGCTATATTACTATATGTTTAGTTTCCTTACATTGTTTGGGTTCAAAAATGAAGGATAGTCTAGCTAACATAAGCTGACTTTTTTTGATACATACCAATCATCCTTCCGCGTTCTCTATCTTAAAGCTATCCGAATTGTGAGACTTTGTCAGCTGTTATGTTAGAAACTCTAACAAGATTTTTTGTAAAATACTCTAACGATTCACTTTATGTATAGAAAAAGAACCGGGCATCCGCTCGGTTCTTGCATTATTCATTAAAACTCGCCATCGAAAGGAGTAAAGGGGAAGTTAAATCTTCTTTCCACCGCACGAAGACGTTGATTGACTCGTTGGAGACGGCGTTGAAGCTGGTCTATTTCTCGTGTATGCTGCTCAACCTGTCTCTCAAGCCGATTTACTCTGCGCTCCAGCTGTTGTGGTTGTCTATCAGGGTCAAACAGATCTTGTTGGGCATACGGATCTTGTTGGGCATATGGATCATACATGTTGTAATCATACTGAATTTGCGGAACTTGGTAATAACCATTAGGATACATCAGGCAACTCTCCTTTTAATAATTAATACCTTATACATTATGTAGTCATTCGCGGAGAGTGTGGGCAAATGCCTAGTAAACATTAATTTTGTAATAAATGTCCCATCTCTAATGTGACTTCATAACTATGCTTTTTTGTAATTATCTTGACAAAACTTACAACTGACCA from Neobacillus sp. FSL H8-0543 includes:
- a CDS encoding MerR family transcriptional regulator — protein: MGNETSYKDKKVITIGVVRDLTGLSERQIRYYEERKLIFPERSQGGSRKYSFSDVELLVEIANKIEDGVQTHEIRKEMLRSMKQQNHNDVRRKMIQGQLNAQFGMRKGPTS
- a CDS encoding ammonium transporter, which encodes MDIIFLMNSLWVMIAAVLVILMMGGFILLETGSTRMKNAGHIAGKTILTFGIGSLMFWAIGYGLIFGEGNPLIGLSDFFYSGYEVEGLGLSGPVFFLFQLAFAGISLTIAFGGFAERAKLGAYLVFAVLFSVIVYPPIAHWIWGGGWLAEHGKQDFAGSTVVHLTGAMAALAGTLILKPRIGKYNKDGSANNLAGHNQVFTALSVLILWVGWFGFNAGSTISVDGAFFGFVAVNTNLAAGAGVVAAMIISWIVLGKADVPMMLNGALAGLVAITASCAFVDTWAAVLIGFIAGGLVFYSIRFFESKGIDDPIAAISVHGAAGIWGTLSTGFFATPELATVGQPGLFYGGGLHQLGVQALGVFSSGAFAFVVAFILLTIMKAAMGGLRVTEEEEIIGLDISEHGSHGYPEIVKIEPAIVRAEPKLNAQ
- the ilvB gene encoding biosynthetic-type acetolactate synthase large subunit, with amino-acid sequence MKVEAKLEYQTSTAPKTGADLLIDLLITEGVDTVFGYPGGAVLPIYDAIYRARDSIKHVLFRHEQGSIHAAEGFARITGKPGVVIATSGPGATNLVTGITDAMMDSLPLVVFTGQVARGVIGTDAFQEADVMAITTPITKHNYQVQSVSDLPRIVKEAFHIASTGRPGPVLIDIPKDISAEVLTEEPKEINIYLPGYQPTIKPNPLQIKKLADAIANSKKPVILAGAGILHGKASNELTEFAKKHQIPVVTTLLGLGTFPANSPLSLGMGGMHGTYTANMAMYECDLLINIGARFDDRLTGNLKHFAPTASVAHIDIDPAEIGKNVPTCIPIVSNSKDALVELLNQSIESPQHQEWLEKLYKNKKDYPLWYKHSQDGMSPQWLIEAIHKVTNGDAIVTTDVGQHQMWAAQYYSFDKPHRWVTSGGLGTMGFGFPAAIGAQFAAPGSPVVAIVGDAGFQMTLQELSVIYEQNLPVKIIIVNNGALGMVRQWQELLHGNRISESILQTQPDFVKLAESYHIRGLKIESQEELITKLPEVFAYDGPVLMDCRVLQSEKVFPMISPGKGIHEMIGVKPS
- the ilvD gene encoding dihydroxy-acid dehydratase — encoded protein: MRSDMIKKGIDRAPHRSLLYATGVTVKDMEKPFIGVCNSFIEIIPGHKHLNHFGEIVKEAIREAGGIPFEFNTIGVDDGIAMGHIGMRYSLPSRELIADCAETVINAHWFDGVFYIPNCDKITPGMLMAAARTNVPSVFVSGGPMEAGVSPTTGKNLSLTSVFEGVGAYHSGSMTEQELLEIETNACPTCGSCSGMFTANSMNCLMEVLGMTVPGNGTIVATSEERHELIRQAARHLVELVKQDIRPRDIITREAIDNAFALDMAMGGSTNTVLHTLAIAHEAGIEYDLREINKIAEKVPYLAKIMPASDYSMEDIHYAGGVSAIINELYKVEGALHDNCLTITGKTLAENVKEATITNENVIRSKDNPYSSVGGLSILYGNLAPDGSVIKVGAVDPSIKTFLGEAIVFESQEEAQENINNGTVQAGHVVVIRYEGPKGGPGMPEMLAPTSAIMGRGLGKEVALITDGRFSGASRGISIGHISPEAAEGGPIALVKNGDKILIDLPARTIELLIDDEELAERRNSWIKPEPKIKTGYLAKYAKLVTSANTGGIMKF
- the ilvE gene encoding branched-chain-amino-acid transaminase, translating into MGSQWIFLGGEFVKKEDAVISVFDHGFLYGDGVFEGIRVYSGNIFRLDAHLKRLFESAQSIMLQVPYTKEELTQIIVETIRKNQLDSAYIRVVISRGKGNLGLDPASCSKPNVIIIAEQLALYPKEFYERGIKIASVASRRNRPDVLSPQVKSLNYLNNILVKLEATQAGVEEALMLNDQGYVTEGSADNIFIVKNGVVYTPPVYLGALEGITRNAIIDVAKAKGYEVRESPFTRHDVYVADEVFLTGTAVEVIAVIDVDGRKITDGKPGKVTNDLLKEFRKIVTTDGVACYPTTTNHAIVG